From a single Rutidosis leptorrhynchoides isolate AG116_Rl617_1_P2 chromosome 5, CSIRO_AGI_Rlap_v1, whole genome shotgun sequence genomic region:
- the LOC139850579 gene encoding uncharacterized protein: MATKDIRPHSRRSKSSSFSDTISDDSSVTTATPDSTPLRYLGIPFSWEQVPGIAKKNNHKKTDSSQNLLPLPPSGNIIHSSPTKNNYNTNRSFRKDPFFAALVECSKDKDFENGGFKKSSSNERTGFVVSLYSSCKRTCVVSDSIVYRRRSGTDFF; encoded by the coding sequence ATGGCTACCAAGGACATCCGGCCACACTCTCGCCGGAGCAAATCTTCATCATTCTCCGACACAATTTCCGACGACTCTTCCGTCACAACCGCTACACCGGACTCCACTCCTTTACGATATCTCGGCATCCCTTTTTCATGGGAACAAGTCCCCGGAATTGCTAAAAAAAATAATCACAAAAAAACCGATTCTTCGCAGAATCTTCTCCCTTTACCGCCTTCTGGAAACATCATTCATTCATCGCCAACGAAGAACAACTATAACACTAATCGAAGTTTTCGAAAAGATCCATTTTTCGCAGCGCTTGTTGAGTGTTCGAAAGATAAAGATTTTGAAAATGGTGGATTTAAAAAGAGCTCGAGTAACGAAAGGACCGGATTTGTGGTAAGTTTGTATTCGTCTTGTAAGAGAACATGTGTGGTTTCGGATTCTATTGTTTACCGACGAAGATCGGGAACAGATTTTTTTTAA